The Corvus moneduloides isolate bCorMon1 chromosome 4, bCorMon1.pri, whole genome shotgun sequence genomic interval CTACCTCAAAAATGAGACATTTAGGGAGAAATGTTCGAACAGGAATTGAGAAATTGCAGATTATGCTGTGCTGAATGCATAGAAAATTAGGTTcttaaaatgctcttttttttttctctctaaatagGGATCATAACGGTATTTTGGGACTTGGATTTTGCTATTGTAGGGTCCATGGGGTTGTGTATTGCGAGGGAGTTCTGGTGGCGGGGTGGCTCGGGTTCCACTTATTTTAACTTTCATCTGGCCGGGCAAATGCTTTGGGGATCAAAATTAATTGCAAATGAAAGCTTTCTAATCCAAGAGAGTGCTTGCAAATGATGGAATCTTTCAGCCTGCAAACTATTTTAGGTTGTTGATGCAGTACCGCAAGGCATAAGgtgaattttccattttcctcacTGTATACATCTGCTATATTTTCCTCTTCGGGCGAGTTGTCGTTGGAGCACAAGCAGAGAAGGGCTTTCAGGTGAAAGGCTGACACCAGGTACGGAGAACAGCTCTGGCGCCCCAAATTAAAAGAAAGCGTATTCCTAACCTTAAACACAGCATATGTACAAATAATGGACAAGTCCTACACACCACAATCAGGGGACAAAGGGGGTAACTCATTAACATGGAAAAGGGACTTAGTGAGCTGCGATACCCCTCACACAGCATTACAATAGACGTTATCATCATATAATctacttctgctgctgtttacaCCATAAAGGGGAGAATCCCCCCACAGACGAGATGCCCGCAAGAAGGTGAACACATGCCCGCCCTTAAGCCGTCAGCACGAAAAAGGAGGCACCGTTTAGGTTGCTTTCTTATTTAGCTTTCCTATACAGCAGCTAAATGGGCTCAAACTTTGAACGTTTGAAAACCAGCATTCTGTATTCCCTGACTTTAACTAGGACGGCCTATAGCGTACCAGCAGCGTGTTATTTACCAATTACTAATAAAAGTTTCTACGGCTATAACAATGTATTAAAAACCGAAGTATAAGTTTGTGATTATATGTAACAGTTTAGAAACGTTTCACTTTCCTTTTACCAACTTTAAAGCGACACAGCTCTTTTTCGGTTAAAGTGTGCGGCTCTTAAAAGAGCCTTTGGGTTTTTGTCGTGCTGGTCCggaaagagaaaagagcttTCTTTAACCACCGAAGCCGTAGAGGGTGCGACCCTGGCGCTTGAGGGCGTAGACCACGTCCATGGCCGTGACCGTCTTCCTCTTGGCGTGCTCCGTGTAGGTGACGGCGTCGCGGATCACGTTCTCCAGGAACACCTTGAGCACGCCGCGCGTCTCCTCGTAGATGAGCCCCGAGATGCGCTTGACGCCGCCGCGCCGAGCCAGGCGGCGGATGGCCGGCTTGGTGATGCCCTGGATGTTGTCGCGCAGCACCTTGCGGTGGCGCTTGGCACCGCCCTTGCCGAGCCCCTTGCCGCCCTTACCCCGACCAGACATGCTCCCACTCCTACCGTTGCTACTAGAGCAATGAGTCGGTGCTGCCCGCGCCGCGGCCTTTATGCGGTGTGGTCCGACCTGGTTGAGAACTGCAGCAGAAAGGGGGCGGGGCTTGGGGCTGGCTCCCGCCTGTTTCCCCGCCGCGTCACCGATGAGCAAACATCGTTCGCTGTTACCTACGGGGGGGCTGGAAAGCCTGGCAAGCAAACCAAAGTATAGACCTCCTCCACGAAAAAAAATCCAACGGTGTACGTGTTCATACAGTTGGGAAagtttttccccctcctcctcagaTTTGTATAAACCATTTGCACGTGTGTGcgttttttattttgttgcacTGCCGGGGTTGTTGTGAATTACTTCAAATTCTAGTTATTTTCATGCTGTTGTTCGCTAATGCTTTTGGTTTACTACTATTCAAAGTGCTATAAACgtttcttcaaaatttttaatgatttgAGATCTCTTAACAGCTTTAAGAAATTTTCCacaatattaaattatattGGTTTCTTCATTTTGATTTCCACCTCCCATTTCTTAAATATTCCAATTTTACTTAAGCAACTTATTGTCTGTAAACAGATATTAACCAGAAGGTGGAATAAAATCATTTTTGTATTATTAAACTTATATTATTTCTTGACTTCTGCTAATTTTGCTCATTTTGAGTTACTGCAGGGGGgtaattttttgggttttaaatttttacaaAATGACTTTTACTGTAGCTATTGACTTAAACTTCTGTTCCCTGATTAGTAAAAAATTCACTTTGCTTTTTACTAGAGATCTAgtatatttttcaattttctagcttttcaaaacttttccagaaaatttttttttaaatgtatccATATCaatactggaaagaaaagatattCTGACATACCTTTTATGAAAGTCAGGAGTGGTCTTCTTCTTAGGATGTTCCAAATGTCACAGTGTAAAAACATCCTGAGCTGGTGTAACTGATACGCTAACACctaaataatgttatttttctcttgtccttttATGTATGAAATGCAAACATAATTTCTATGTACTCTTTTAAAGTGTTCAATGTTAGAACATATAATGAGCAGCTTCTCTCTATCATGTGACCAAACTGGCAATAAGCAGCTTCCCTTGGCCTATTTAATAGCAATGGAATTACAATTACATTCTATCACATAAACAAAGAAGTGCTTTGCTCTCAGTGGACAtattaaaagcataaaagagGAGCTCATTATTCTGGCATCACAAATATTGTCTCTGCTGCTATCCCTAGATGTTTTCTCAGTAAATAGCAAATCCATGGCTTTTGGGGTGTGTTTTGGGTGGTTGGGTGAGTGGGTGAGCTTTTTGGGAGGAAGataacaaaaattatttatgtaaaaattGTCTCATCCCTATCTATTCTGCACCACTTCAGAAGAGGTGTATATCATGGGAATGATCTCTGCTTTTCCCGTCTTCCAAAATGAAGAAACCCCCATTGCACTCTTCTGAGCAGTTACTATCATTGATCCAGCAAAGACATTCAGAGCTTTTACCTAGGTTATAGAAAATGCAACTTCCTTCTGCAGAGGTGCAGAAGAATTCATAGATAAAATGTGGAGTCTCCTTAGATTTTGGACAGCCCTAAGCAtgccttctttctcttcctgggGGGAGTGGACATGTGAGCTGAATATGATTCTGAGTTTTTAAAAGTGCGTTATGCTGGCTGCAGTTCTTGTTTATATTGAACTGACAGGTCACAAAACAATAAGCAAACTCAAGCCTTTTCCTCTGTAACTACCCTAAAGAAGGATTCCATAGgagggttttgtttatttgtttgtttcctcacttgggttggttggttggttggttttttttttaattttgacttGCTTCATTTAGTAGTGCCACGCTAGCAGCAGAACACCAAATTTCTATATCCCTAATTTTCTGCTCTCCGATCCATACTTACCAGTGGCAGTGCTCAATCAATAGCACTtaaatttttgttcatttagCACACATCTCATCTAAGCAGATTGACAATAAGATGTAATCAAGACATTAAattttgcaaaagaaaggaaatccaGGTCTCTAGTGTGCTGAGAACAATTGCTCTCCATTCCCATGGTTGTTTTGCACtcatcttttgtttttcatttctaagTTTCCAGATGCCTTGCTTGTGTTCTGGTTTTGCATCCACTAGGTAATGAAGGGGATGTTTTTTCACACCTGTCCAAAGTCTAGCACAATATGATGGAGCTCCTGTAGGGTATTGTGTCTGTATCCATAACCTCAGGGTGAGTAATTAGAATaacaatttattaatttaatcctgactttaaaaaatcattcaTTACATGCTACTAGTACTTCAGGGTTTGAATTTAGGTCAACAttaggccaaaaaaaaaaaaattgccagacATTATATTTCAAGGATATGTATTAATAAAATTCTGGAAATATATTTGCACTTTCAAACTAATAGTTCTGAATTTAGTGTAAGTATTGGACAGGTTTTCATATTCCTTGTTTTCCACCCACTGCCAGCTGGTGCTTCCTTCCCTCAAAATATTCTCTGTATCTCTCAAAGGAAGAATGGAATTGCAGTATGTCCTCTGTGAATGAGACAGGTTGTACAGATCCTTGCTTTGCACTGTATTCGTGCTCTTGTGATCTGCCATGCTGAAAATGTAGATCTCATCTGGACCATCTGGAGGAAAGAGATAAATTCTTCCCTTGTACTGAAAACCTGGGCACTTTTTATGGACCAGCAAATACCCACAAGAGAGGAGAGCTCAGAGGAAAAGGACAAAACCACAATGAGCTGGAGGAATAATGTACTGTAAAGAAAACTGCACTTATTTCAACATCAGGGAGACTGAAGGGTTACCATGGTTTTAGACAAGAGAGCTGCACCAGTGAATCATCAGATTTCCTCAGATGATTAACAAAGACTGACATCTTCCTGAGCAAGGTAGATGAAAATGAGGGGTGGGAAGGATGGGCCGTGCACATGTGAATCAGCCCAGTATAACTTGTGAAAACTGGAGAACAAATAGAAAAGTTTGAAGATAGCAATGGACTTGAGATTATTTCAACCAACATATTCCTTCACAGGAACTtggggtggggtgagggggGCAGCAGCATTGACACTGAGCATATAGAGACCAGTAATGAGAATTTCATTTCCAGAGTGATTCAGCTGTATATTGCAAATGCTTTATTATGCTTGGCTGCAATTTCAGTACAGTATCCTTCTGTTAATTAGAAATACAATGTAACATCAAATATGCTCATTAAGGAAATTTGGAATTAAGCATTAAACTCTCCTCATTTAATATCTTAAAGGACCTGGGTGGAGAGTATTCAATATCTACAGCATGGAGATGTGATCAACTGGGACCTGCCTCTACATAGGACTGAAAACTGCACAAGATCTGACTTCTTTGGCAGTCCTTAAGCTACTAAATCTATCCCAGTGGTCTTTGTTCTCTGTATCCACGTGCCCACATATCCCACCTTCAGCTGAGCACGTAAGCCATGCTAGAAAGCTGTGCTTACTAAAATAGAGC includes:
- the LOC116442607 gene encoding histone H4, yielding MSGRGKGGKGLGKGGAKRHRKVLRDNIQGITKPAIRRLARRGGVKRISGLIYEETRGVLKVFLENVIRDAVTYTEHAKRKTVTAMDVVYALKRQGRTLYGFGG